The segment CATATCTTCCCGCTGGACTTGCCTTCTAGAAACAATTGCCATGTGGGAGGCGTGGTTTCCACCAATGCAGGTGGTTTGAACCTGCTAAGATACGGTTCCCTGCATGGCAACGTTTTGGGTTTGGAGGTTGTGCTACCAAATGGTGAAATCATCAGCAGTATTAACGCACTGAGAAAAGATAATACTGGCTATGATTTAAAGCAGCTGTTCATTGGTGCGGAAGGTACTATTGGGATCATCACTGGTGTCTCAATTCTCGCAGCCGCTAAGCCAAAGGCTTTGAATGCAATCTTCTGTGGTATTGACAATTTTGATACTGTTCAGGATTTATTTGTTAAGGCCAAGGGTGAACTGTCTGAGATTCTCTCAGCTTTTGAATTTATGGATCGCGGTTCCATCGAATGTACTATTGACTACCTGAAAGGCTTGCCATTCCCCTTGGAAAACCATCACAACTTCTATGTTCTCATAGAGACGTCGGGATCAAACAAGAGACATGATGACGAGAAGTTGAGCGCCTTCCTTTCAAGTGCCTTGGATGCCAAACTACTTTCTGAGGGAGTCATGGCCAAGGACAAAGCTGACTACGATAGAATCTGGACTTGGAGAAAGTCCGTCCCACCAGCTTGTAATTCATATGGTGGTATGTACAAATATGACATGTCGCTACAGCTGAAGGATCTGTATTCTGTCTCCGAGGCTGTAACGAAGAGATTGAACGAAGCTGGTCTAATTGGTGACGCTCCAAAGCCAATTGTGAAATCCGTTGGTTACGGGCACGTCGGTGACGGTAACATTCATTTAAACATTGCCGTCAGAGAATTCACgaaagagatcgaaaacCTATTAGAACCTTTTGTTTATGAATATATTGCCTCAAAGAAGGGTTCCATCAGTGCTGAGCATGGTGTGGGTTTCCATAAAAGGGGCCATCTACACTACTCTAGAAGTGATATCGAGATTAGATTTATGAAGGATGTTAAGCGCCACTATGATCCAAATGGTATCCTCAATCCATACAAGTACATCTAACTTTGAGTTTTGAATTCAGAAAACCGAggtcttcttcgtcaacGTTTTGATAGATAAATAAGATTTTTTAATGAACCTGGATGTTTGATAGAGATCTACTCGCGCACTATGCAAGTCCTGATCTTAGATCTGCATCATGACATCCATTTTAAAGCTCTTATTGTATCAAGAATTTAAATTGCTAAATCAGCCAGTATGACGAGTCGTAACATTCAGAATCTGATACGCGCTTCTTAAGTTGTCCATAACTGAATTGCTACTCTATTAAGAAGCATTCAAGCCTGCTTTCAGGGCTACAGTTGTCAAACAGACCACGGCAGCGACAACAGCGTTGTTTCATATCCTCTTCAGACAGATCTCTGATCCCAGGCTGTGATTGAAAGGCTGATGTCAAGTGTGTGAATCTTTTCTATCGTGATTTACACTATCAATACTATCATCACTgttttcaaaatcttttGAGAGGGATGTTGTACGATTATTTGCAATCCTGTTACTGTGCGGTTCTAGCTAACTGGTGGAAATCTTTGTATTTTACAGTGCTCTTGGCTTCGACGCTAACTAGGCAGACATTGTCGCTTGTGAATCCGAAAGGCCTGCCTTCAGTTGGTTAACGATCTTCTGGCCTAGAGCTTCTTTTAGATTTCTTTACTCTGACGTTATCGCCAAATGCTGTGACTTTTTTTGGATCGTCGTATCAGCGCCGCAGTACGCGCGCTTGTTGATCAACGCCAAGAACTATACGATTATGGAAATTGGTGTCTTCGAGAAGACCGAGTAAGTGCCATTCAGAGTTGCATAGAGAAAGATAGGATCAAAAGCATTAAAACCAAGAGGGAATCATTCTTGATTTAAGGAAGGTAACCATCGAGCTAGTAAGATCGATTGAATCTGGCGTTGCTTGGCTACTATTTGACATATTGGTGATCCTATCAGAACTGAAAATTAAAAATGGCACGCCTTGCTTTGAAACAATTGTTGCAGGAGAATCCCAGGAAAGTTTTGGTTCTTGACGGCGGGCAGGGTActgaacttgaaagaaggGGTATCAACGTTGCCAACCCTGTTTGGTCGACCATTCCTTTCATTGATGACGCATTTTGGTCCGAGTCATCTGCTGAGAGGAAGATCGTCGAAGAGATGTACCGTGATTTTATGAAGGCTGGTGCTGAAATCTTGATGACTGTCACATACCAagccagcttcaaatccGTGTCCGAGAACACACCGATCACGACGTTGTCGGAATATAACAGCTTGCTGACTAGGATCGTCGATTTCGCCCGTGGATGCGTTGGCGAAGATAAGTATCTGATCGGAAGTATTGGATCCTGGGGCGCTCATGTTTGCTGTGAATTCACTGGTGATTATGGCCCGAACCCTGAGACAATCGACTACTACGAATATTTCAAACCGCAACTTGAGAACTTCAACAAAAGCCCACAAATAGACGTGATCGCATTCGAAACTATCCCAAACATCCACGAGATAAAGGCCATCCTCTCGTGGGACGAGACCATTCTTTCCAAGCCTTTCTACATCGGCCTCTCTGTTGATGATAACGGCCTCTTGAGAGATGGCACTACCATGGCCGAGATTGCAGAGTTTATCAAGAGTGTCGGCGACAAAATAAACCCCAATTTTACGCTCCTAGGTATCAATTGTGTCAGTTTCAACACTTCGTCGGACATCCTCGCATCAATACATAAGGTATTGCCAGATATGCCGCTATTAGTGTATCCAAACAGTGGTGAGGTTTACGACGCAGAGAGGAAGGTCTGGCATCCCAACGGCGATAAGTCGAATACTTGGGATCTTGTCGTCAAGAGGTATATTGAAGCCGGTGCCCGCGTCATCGGGGGCTGCTGCAGAACAACGCCTGAAGATATTACAGAGGTGTCAGAGGCCGTCAAGAAATACTCAGAATAGTTGACTGCTAAGAGCTTTAGCGTGTAAAATAATGTGATATGTAAAGACAACACGCAGCACTTCTCCTTCTACCTCGCCAAAACTTGCAGTTGAAGACAAGTTTGAGCGCAGTTACTTGACAGTCGTCGCTACCAACGAAGGGACTACACAAGAGATATGCAAAGCTGGGCCGTGTCAACATCGCCACGTCATAGATTGAGTGTTGGTAAAAGATTGATTTTTAATTGGTTATGATTGTCGGACTTATAACGAGTATAACGCCGGGCGGCCTTAAAAAGCGTAAATCACTATAACGACGTAGATATCAACTTATCAGGACGGCAATACAGCAGCATGGGTGAACGGGACCAGTTATCTTGAGCGTTGTGGCTGCTTGCTGTCTTTGTGCTCGAAATCAGCAGGCGATAAAGTCTCTTCAGGCGCTTTTTCGGTTGGTCCGGATGTTGTGGTTAATGAATTATAAAAGGCCTTAGCTGAGGTATGTCAGATCATGTTGCTCAAAATCATGTTGCAGAATCTCACCATAAAGTATGACGaaatctgaagaaacctTTCCGCTTGGAGTCGACTCGCTGCTTTGCGCTGTTGGTCGGCATACAGAAGAACAATTTGGCTTTTTGAATCCACCACTTTACAAGGGCTCGACGATCATTCACAAGACTGTCAAAAGCCTTGAGAACCACGAGGGAAGATTCTTTTACGGTATTGCAGGTTCCCCAACGATTGCTAACCTTGAAGACGCTTGGACAAAGTTGACGGAAGCCGCTGGCACAGTCATTTCACCCTCCGGACATGGCTCTATTGCGCTAGCCATTTTGAGCGTTATCTCTGCAGGATGCCACATCCTGGTACCAGAAAGTGTATTTCCGCCAACGGCTGTCTTTTGTAACACGTTTCTGAGCAGATTGGCTGTCGAGGTCGAATATTATGACCCGTTGATCGGAGTTGGGATCGAGAAACTAATCAAGGACAACACGGTTGCGATTTACATGGAGAGTCCCGGCTCGAATACGATGGAAGTACAAGACGTTCCAGCAATTGTCCAGATTGCCAAGAGGAACGGGCTCAAGACAATTATTGATAATACTTGGGCAACACCTTTGTTTTTCAAGCCCCATTCGTTTGGGGTGGACCTCTCAATTGAAGCAGGAACAAAGTATGTTGGGGGACATTCTGATATCCTTTTGGGGCTGGTTACGGCGAATGAAGAGAACTGGCCGGCGTTGAAGAGTACATACAGCTGTTTGGGCATGCTTCctggagcagaagattgtCATATGGCTCTTAGAAGTCTCCGTACATTTCGCCTGCGTGTCAGAGAGGCCGAGCGCAAGGCTTTAAAGATTGCCAAGTGGCTACAAAGGAGAGATGAGGTTGAGAGGGTTCTGCACCCTGCTTTTGAGGAATGCCCAGGCCATGAATATTGGGCCAGAGATTTTCGAGGATCAACAGGCTTGTTCAGCATCATACTAAGACCCAGGTACTCTAGAGCATCTCTCGAGCATATGCTTGAGAACATGGTGATCTTCAGTCTTGGTTACTCTTGGGGCGGTTACGAGTCCTTGATCGTTCCATTAAGTGAGGAGGTCAGTGAGAGACTGAAGGCACGGAACCACTATGGCTACGGGCTAAGGCTTCAAATCGGTCTTGAAGATATAGAAGATTTGCAAAAGGATCTAGTTCTGGGCTTCGAGCGTCTAAAGAGCGTCATTTGAATCTGCCTTTTCGCGGAGGTTCGCCCTATAGTATCCTAGGCGTGCGCAGCCTTACCTTGGAAAATGATCCATCAATGTAACGGACCTGGATGTATCTGGTAGGTCGAAAAGTGGGAGATTATTAGAGGTGGGAGGCCAAGAATGCGCTCCAAAGATATCCGAGCGACTACAGAGCGATGCTCTTCCGCTGAGATCCGGTCTAGAGCTGTATGTAAACGTTGTACTCAACGGAGAGGTTTAAGGCCCAGTACcgtcatcaagaagttcattttctttttAAGTGCAGCTCAAGGACACAGATCTCTTTACTTGTTTGCCTCAGACCCTCTGTATCCTTATTACCCATCATCGTCAGTGGGCTCTCGAGCTAGGTGATAAAATAAAAGATCCGCTAGTTCCAGAAGCCTGCGTTCTGTCCTGGCAGAAGCAGTAAGACGCCAAGAGTCATCAATGACTAATCTCTGTTTGAAAACAAGTTTCTTGACGATAGATCAAAAAATTCCTGCTAATCTCCCTCCGGATAAGCATTCTCACTATAAGTGCCATTTCACGACTAACAATAGACGCTGAAGAGGTATTTCctgtatttctttctggtGTCTTAGAATCAGAATGAAGTGGCTTACGAATCGAATGATCTTTAGTTAACGGGCTTATTGCTGCACAGCCTACTAATCAATTCATATGGCATGATAACGCATAGATGAGCTGCATTGATCCTCGCATCGTTTTTAACCAATATAGTGGTCGATCGTCATGAACTGCCTTGGCGCTCGATATCTGCGTCATTAAATTAGCAGCCGATCAGATTGACATTAGTCATACCTTGTATCTTGGATCAAATTGACATTAGTCACACCTTGTATCTTGAGTGGTGCTAATGATATCTAGGATGTCTGCAGATATATAGACCAAACATCCTAAACTTAGTAAGAGTTTGTGTTAGAAACGATATTATATCATCTTGCCAAGAATTGCCTGACACACGAATGTACATTCCAAAGCAGTACGAGGTCACTGACCTGGCAAAGCAAATCGAAGTGATCCAGAAAAATCCTTTGGGAATTCTCTTTACCGCAAGAAAATCTAATAGCGGACTCTTAAGCTATGTGTTAGGAGGATCCTCTGATGCTGTTGACTCTGAACTCTGTGCCACCCACTTACCATTCCTCTTTGTTGAGGGGAAAGGTGGTCAAAAGCACAAGCTTATCGCACATATGGCAGCAAAGAATGGTCAGATCGCTCATTTGGAGGAAAGCGGGAGGGTTCTTATTGTTTTCCAAGGACCTCATTCATACATGTCACCTAGCTGGTGCCCAACGAAAAAGAAGACCCATAAAGTGGTTCCTGGCTGGTATTATGCCACACTTCACGTCTATGGAACTCCCAAGATAATCAGAGATAAGAAGTGGCTGCTTGACCAGGTTAGTCAATTGagcgatcaagaagaaggcaaaAGACCAGAAGGTGCggaatttgaagaaaagtGGAAGGTGACAGATGCCCCGGAGCGAGTGATCGATGCGAAGCTCAACGGAGTCGTTGGTGTGGAAATTGAAATCTCAGATATGCAATGTAAATTCAGGTTTGGCCAGGAGATGTCTAAAGAGGACATCGAAGGTGTAATTCATGGTTTCGAGCATGAACTAGGAGGAGAACATGGCGCAGACCTGGCTAACATCGCTAGAGAATGTTATAGTTCGCGCTAAGCCTGCCGGCTTAACGTATTTCAACTAGTTAGCTTGTTGCTGTATTTATACTGCGATGGAGAGGTGCTTCCCACCAAAACCATGCAATGAGAAACACTGACCGCTCACCGGTGTGGGTCCTTTGTTTTCAGACTGAAATGAGGTGGAGGGGAGGAGGATCAGGCAGACCCAGCTGAGATGATCACAGTTAGTGAATTTGGTTCAAAATACCTTTGTTTATTATGCCGATAAGACCAAGCAGTGACGTGACACTGAATCACAGTATTACCGAGGCCTAAGAATAATGAAATTCCATGAGATCCTGGATTTTATATTCTTGGAGCGGAATACTGCGAAGAGACTTCTCGACAAAAAATGTCGGCAGATAACTCAATCAGCTGAAGTCATCTCTCGGGATTAATGATTTCATGCTTGCAATTACGGCTGCGATGGATAATGTCGGATGCTCTATAACAGTTCGACTGTTTATTTGCAAGGAAGGATACGACGTAGGTAAACGCGCCTCTAGTGCGCCATGAAGAATAGATAATACTACAATCGCCTGTCACAAGGCATGCATTACCTCCCTTTTGCATCGGAGGCCCACAAATGGTAGACCTTGTGAGGATGGCTATACTGATATAGCTAAGGATCATCCCAACCGGAGTCCCCGTCGAAGAAGGCTCGGACGTCTTGGCAGTACTTGATACAAGGAAAAGAGACTGAAGAGCGATAGCAAAGAAGGAACATGTCACAGCAAAGACATAAAGACCTGGGGAGCGTATAGCCGCCCAGCAAGAAACCAGTAAGCTGGCAATGATGCTTATTAGTATGAAGATGTTCAGCATAACTGTCCTATTAAATTCCGGAAAAGCAGCCTCTTGAATACCTATGCCTTTCAGCATAGTTAACAGGTTAATCGGCGCTCTCATGTGAGCCTAGTGCCTTGCAAATGCCCTTGATTAAAGGAATGCAAATTACAACCCCAGAAATTCAAGACCATAtctgcaaagaagaggaaatgctttttgaaaagacagTCGGGATCAATTAATGATCCAGACGTGCGACGTGTGCGGAGAACTGGGTTATAAAACAAGGCATGTCCGTTGTAATCATTTCTAAAACCTAAGATTTAACGGTTCACCTGAAGTTCACACCTCTATGATTCAATAGGGTTCAGAGATAGATACACTGATTAGCCAATCGCATCACTCTCACCAGGATTTATTACCAATAAGGGCTTTGATCTCAAAATAATAGCTCAAAAATTACCCACAGAAAAGTTTCGTAAATCTCATACATTTATAGTGCTATGTATACGAATGTACATAATGCAAGCCACGAACATTAGAATCATTGAGGCTTCGGTGAGGCCGTAAAGATGTCCTCCCAACAGTCGGACAAATCCAGGCAGTTTGAAGCCCGAGTTAGAACTGCGTTCAATACTTAAACCTTAACGGTAGCCATCTTTGGCCCGAATGGTTCGTAATGAATGAAATCACTTTTATGGTTTAGAGTGCTGAAATGATCAACCATGGATCGCATAAACTCCAGAGAGCCACAAATATAGACGTCAGCGTGACCAGGTACACGCTCCTTGAGGAACTTGTCGTCTATACGTGAAGACTTCGAAGTATGGACGATGATCTTTTCATAGCTCTCACACTTCTCTAGAAGCTCTTCAACGTGTGGTTTGAAAGCTTGTGTTGCCTCATCGTAAGACGATTGAATCCAGAAAATTGGTCTCTCTGGGTTCCTTAGAAGTTGAGC is part of the Torulaspora globosa chromosome 7, complete sequence genome and harbors:
- the DLD3 gene encoding D-lactate dehydrogenase: MTVQAPLAQLTAEAYPKVKRNSKFKVLDAADIDFFRSILSSDELVESRSPEELASFNQDWMKKYRGQSNLVLLPNSTEKVSKIMKYCNDNKLAVVPQGGNTDLVGASVPVFDEIILSLKNMNRIRDFDSVSGTFKCDAGVVMRDAHKFLHDHDHIFPLDLPSRNNCHVGGVVSTNAGGLNLLRYGSLHGNVLGLEVVLPNGEIISSINALRKDNTGYDLKQLFIGAEGTIGIITGVSILAAAKPKALNAIFCGIDNFDTVQDLFVKAKGELSEILSAFEFMDRGSIECTIDYLKGLPFPLENHHNFYVLIETSGSNKRHDDEKLSAFLSSALDAKLLSEGVMAKDKADYDRIWTWRKSVPPACNSYGGMYKYDMSLQLKDLYSVSEAVTKRLNEAGLIGDAPKPIVKSVGYGHVGDGNIHLNIAVREFTKEIENLLEPFVYEYIASKKGSISAEHGVGFHKRGHLHYSRSDIEIRFMKDVKRHYDPNGILNPYKYI
- the SAM4 gene encoding S-adenosylmethionine-homocysteine S-methyltransferase SAM4, whose product is MARLALKQLLQENPRKVLVLDGGQGTELERRGINVANPVWSTIPFIDDAFWSESSAERKIVEEMYRDFMKAGAEILMTVTYQASFKSVSENTPITTLSEYNSLLTRIVDFARGCVGEDKYLIGSIGSWGAHVCCEFTGDYGPNPETIDYYEYFKPQLENFNKSPQIDVIAFETIPNIHEIKAILSWDETILSKPFYIGLSVDDNGLLRDGTTMAEIAEFIKSVGDKINPNFTLLGINCVSFNTSSDILASIHKVLPDMPLLVYPNSGEVYDAERKVWHPNGDKSNTWDLVVKRYIEAGARVIGGCCRTTPEDITEVSEAVKKYSE
- the IRC7 gene encoding cysteine-S-conjugate beta-lyase IRC7 (similar to Saccharomyces cerevisiae YFR055W), with translation MTKSEETFPLGVDSLLCAVGRHTEEQFGFLNPPLYKGSTIIHKTVKSLENHEGRFFYGIAGSPTIANLEDAWTKLTEAAGTVISPSGHGSIALAILSVISAGCHILVPESVFPPTAVFCNTFLSRLAVEVEYYDPLIGVGIEKLIKDNTVAIYMESPGSNTMEVQDVPAIVQIAKRNGLKTIIDNTWATPLFFKPHSFGVDLSIEAGTKYVGGHSDILLGLVTANEENWPALKSTYSCLGMLPGAEDCHMALRSLRTFRLRVREAERKALKIAKWLQRRDEVERVLHPAFEECPGHEYWARDFRGSTGLFSIILRPRYSRASLEHMLENMVIFSLGYSWGGYESLIVPLSEEVSERLKARNHYGYGLRLQIGLEDIEDLQKDLVLGFERLKSVI
- a CDS encoding uncharacterized protein (similar to Saccharomyces cerevisiae YKL070W), producing the protein MYIPKQYEVTDLAKQIEVIQKNPLGILFTARKSNSGLLSYVLGGSSDAVDSELCATHLPFLFVEGKGGQKHKLIAHMAAKNGQIAHLEESGRVLIVFQGPHSYMSPSWCPTKKKTHKVVPGWYYATLHVYGTPKIIRDKKWLLDQVSQLSDQEEGKRPEGAEFEEKWKVTDAPERVIDAKLNGVVGVEIEISDMQCKFRFGQEMSKEDIEGVIHGFEHELGGEHGADLANIARECYSSR